AAAGGTGGCTCTTGGGCATGTATAGAACAAAGTATGCTACAGAAACATCTCCATAGGGCAGAGTGCTGTAAGCATAGAGAGAGCTGTGTTGCAAAAGGCCACCTCTCAAAGCTGGGCTCAGCTGCAATGTACCTGACAGATAACAGATTTGTTTCCACATTGACTGCGCATGATGAAGACTGGCAAACACAACGTTTGCATTGACCTGCATAATGTCTGTTCTAAAAGTGCTTTTGCACAGTGAATTCTGCCCTGGTTTCGGCGGCCACTGTGCTCGTCACGTTGGTGAGGAGGGCGAGAGCCCTGCATGCAACCTGCCAGCACGCACGCAGTGCCAGCGACAGCTCCCATGGGCAGGATGAGCACACAGGTAGTCTTGTTGTTTCTTTCATCAAATAACCTAAGAAATGTTCTGGTGAAAAGCCTAAATTTTGCTGAATTAAGTGCTTTAGAACAAGTAGTTTTATTACTTTATAATTAGCATAATTTCCCCCATAGGGATTCTTGCAATTAAATAATTAGCAGTAATGTTACCCAAAGGTGTTCCTTAATGAATTTTCTTAAGTTATTGCCCCCGTTAACGACAACTGAAACGGCTCACTTTTACACCGCCCGAGCGCTCCTTCTCGCTAGGCTATAGGCGATGTTGGGAGGGTTGTCACACCTGAGCCGGAGCTCCGGGCCAGCCTGctcgccccggcccggccggcacGGCTCGGGCGCTGCGGCTcggctcccctccctgccccggccccgcgggcagcggccgggcggCTCTGCTGCCCCGACGACGCGGGcagcccgctccgctcccggcccCGGCGCAGGAACCGCGACTGGCGAGAAGCCCGGCCGGTGCCCTGCGCCGGCAAGGGCCGCTACACCCTCCGCCCGGACTCAGCCGGGGCCCGACCGCCTCAGCCGCGGCGGCTCTGCCCGCCAGCTGCCGGCGGAGCGCCGCCCAcgcggggagggcaggggctgcccggctcggccgcgccgcggggggcagcaccccgggccgggccgggccgggccgggccgctccgGGCCGGGCCGCTCCGGGCCGCCGCGCATCGCTCGCGGCTCGGCAGCGCCACCCGTCGGGGAGCGGCcagcggcggagcggggccgctcCGGCGGGGACGGGCATGCCGCAGGGGCTGCCCGCCGCTCCCGTCCGCCTCCGCGGGGCACGGCCCCGGCCGGCCCGGGACAAGTGCCGCCGgcccgccgcgggccgggcgAAGTTGGGTGGTTttcttggtgtggttttttgttctttttctttttttaattgccactGGCAGGACATCgcgcccggccgggcccgggAGAGCCGCGGCAGCCCCCGCCgcagtgcgggggggggggggaatccccaTTTACCTCCCGGGGATCGCGCCTCAAAGGCAAATTCGCAATATGTAAGTCGCTGGTTAAACAAGGGCATTTCCATTTGTTAATTGATGCAATTACGCCGTAGCGGTAATGGGCAGGCCGGGCTGCAGGCAGCCATCCATCACCTCCCCACTGACCTGCCACGGCCCCGCCCCCCCATCGTCTCCTGGTGGGACCATCTCGGGTCTAAGACCGAAGAATGGATGCCCCGCTCAGCACGCATTAGAGAAGGAGGCTTCGGGCTGCCGGGGAAGCGGGCTGCCCGCCGGCCGGCTCCCTGTCTCGGCCCCAGCCGTGCCCCTGCCCGGGCAGGCAGAGCGCGCCGTGCGGGGCGAGGTGTGAGCCCGCTCCCGCGGCTCCGGGCCGCCGCGCAGGGCAGGGGAGCCAAGGCGGGGAGCACAACGAATCGGCTCGATTGCAAAAGCGGTGCCGTGCCGTACAGCAGAGGCCGGCCCTGAGAGTGGGAGCCGGGGGGCAGCGGGAAGGAAGGGCCGGCGGGGCTGCgccggccgggccggccccgAGCTCTGCTGCCCCGGCTGCGGCGGGCAGAGCCGCTGTCCTGCGCCCCTCACACCGCCGGGGCCACCGCCGGCCCTGCCCTCcgctcctcctccctgcagctgcagggccacGCTGTCCGGGGGACGCGGCGGGCACACCGCTGGATGCCGTGATTTCccccttttatatttttttttccccaagacaaaTTTGGATTGTGTTttaggaagggggggggggggagaccaaCCGCAACGCACCGCCGGTCCCTGCCCTTGACGTGCATCGCAGCACAACATTAAAACAACATGAAACAAGCGCTGGGagcgggcgcggggcgcggggcgctgcctgctcctgcccgccgctggctgctcctgccgcgccgctgcctgctcctgccggcAGGGCCGTGACGTCACGCCGCTCCTCGCCCACCGATGAACGCTAAAGACCTATAGAGCAGAAAATAATACAACAAGCAAGCTCCGTATCTTGCAAGCCCTACGTGATTTTCCCCCCCTCTTTGAAAAAGCCCCTTTGCACTTAAACTCTCTATACATGTGGGGTGGCTTTTTAAACTCTCTCTATACAAACATATTTATTAAGAGCGATGGGAAGTGGGGGGTAGcctatttttttaatccaggcaCCAACACCACCATCCCCCCCCGCCTCAGATGTCTGGCTGCTTTTCTTAAGTGCAATCATCtataattgagaaaaaaaaaagccatacgTGGAAATGTGTGTGTGAGAAGGTGCATCTTGAAGCAGGGTTTAGTTACAATCGATCTTGGGGGGAAAATATTGCTTATGGTCCAAAAATAAGGAGCAACTATGTCCTTCTCTCAGTTCGGATACCCCTACAGCACCACTTCACAGGTAAGGCGAGTGAGCAGCACTCACTTTTGTTcagattctgctgctgctgtccagATGTCTtgttccccctccctttttttcttccctttcccttacttagagtctttttttaaaagggcacATCTggagcctttttttaaaaaatgtgcgTGTGTGTTTATGTCTCGTTTGTGTTGTGTTAGGCTTAAACAAATAACTCTCAGCGTGCACAGCAAAGGCGTTTTAGGAAACCGGTAAttacccccccccctttcccccccactGTTCAGTTTTAAGtgcaacaaacaaataaatacataaatcccGGCAGCGACCGATTTCCAAGCCCGCGGAGCTGCCCCGCGGAGCGACCGCGCTGCGCCGGGCGCTGCCCCTgccgcgccgctgccgcccgGGCACCCGCGGAGGGTGTGCGGGCAGGGGGGAACCGTCGCTCGGCGGGCTCGGGGTTTCACTAGCGTTTCTGCGGAACCGGGCTGTGCCGTTTTCTCCACCCTTCCTTCCCGGGTCGGtccttttcctgtgttttattaGGATGTGTCGAGagttttccccccctccccatacGATTTCCGAAGGACACCccccacccacacccacaccAAGGCACCCTATATTAACTAAGTCGTCGCTATACCGTACCTCGAGTCACGATTTATTTGGGTAGAATTATTTATACACCGTAATCACTGCAAGATGTGCCTCCCTCGCTTGGGAAGTTAGCTGTCCCCTTGAACTTATTGAAATCAAATGCCTTCGATTGCGTTAGCTGACATATTTACTGCTTTGCCTATTGTCAAATTAACTGTAATCGCAACTTCTTGCCTTTAAATCAATGCAAACGGACCGAGCGGGGGCGGGAAGGAAGGAGCCGTTACGGATCTTTTGCCATTTGCGAGAGCAATTATTTCCTTAAAGTTTTGCCTGCTTGATTAATCGTGCCCCCTTCCCAAGGGCTCCCGCTTCCCATTCCTTTATTTCCCGGTTTCTATAATTACTTGCTTCAGCCCaggtttcctattccccacctcaccccccccgccaccccacccccccgcacacacacaGCCGCGCACACGCTTCTAAATTCCCCCCGATGGGGCTGCCTCGACAGTCACTCGGCGCCGTCCcgctctctcctctcctctccgcaGTTTTTCGTGCCCGCCAGCCCCAGCACGACCTGCTGCGAGGCTGTCCCCCGCTCCGTGCCGGATGCCTCCTCggcgccggccgccgcctccctctGCTGCGCCCCGTACGAGAGCCGGCTGCTGGCGCCCGGCCGCGCCGAGCTCAATGCGGCGCTGGGCATGTACGGTGCCCCGTACGCCGCCGGCCAGGGCTACGGCAACTACCTGCCCTACAGCGCCGAGCCCGCCGCGCTCTACACCGCGCTGGTGAgtgtccgcccgcccgcccgggcaGCGCACcggagggcggggggggttggGAGGGGGGTGCGGTGTGTGCAACAGGCGGCAAACTTCGTAGTTAGCAGTCGGTGTCGGGGCGGGGGACCGCCGAAGGACGCGGAACCGGCGCGGTCCCGTCGTGGGGGGGCGGGGAGCCGAAGGGACTTGGCTGCCGCGGGgacccggggcggcgggggggacggaCGGCGGGGTTCCCTTCCTGCTCGAGGCCAAACGCTGCCGCTTCCCTTGCAGAACCCCCAGTATGAAATCAAGGACGGCGCCGGCACGTTGCACTCGGGGATCGCACAGCCCGCTGCCTACTACTCCTACGATCATTCCTTGGGGCAGTACCAGTACGACAGGTAAAACCCCTTTGATCAGCGCCCGGCAGCATTAGCATCCCCTGGCGAGGCAGCGGCCGACATCAaacggcggggggcgggggggctccgACCTGACAAACGTTGTACAAAAGAAACGAGGCGCCCCGGGAGCACCAGTCAGCTAAAATCAAACTTGGGCGGCGATGGCAggcgggcaggggcaggcgggcaggcagaTGGGCTGGGCCACAGCGgcctgcggcggggccgggccggggggctcGTGCCGGGCTCCCGCCGGCCCCCCCTTCCTAACCATTTCCCAGCAGGTACGGGACGGTGGATTTCAGTGGTTCGGCCAGACGCAAAAATGCAACGCGAGAGACGACGAGCACCCTCAAGACGTGGTTGTACGAGCACCGCAAAAACCCCTACCCCACCAAAGGAGAGAAAATCATGCTGGCCATCATCACCAAAATGACCCTGACGCAAGTGTCCACTTGGTTTGCTAACGCCAGACGGAGgctcaagaaagaaaacaaaatgacctGGTCTCCCAAGAACAAAgcgggggaagagaggaaagaagaaacccCGCGGGAAGAGGAGGAATACGGCGCGGAAAGCGAAGGCAGAGGTAGGCGGGAGAGGCAGGACGGCCGCTTCGAAGTAGCTCGAAGTGGCGGCCGATTTCGAGGCCACCCCAACTTCCCCGCCCCCGCACTAACGCCctgccgccccctcctccccgctgTCTGTCCGAGCAGAGCAGAAGAGCTGCAAGGAGGACAAGGAGCTGCGGTTCAGTGACCTGGAcgacctggaggaggaggaggaggaggaggagtcgAGGAAGCCGGAGAAGGGCCCGGCCAGCTCCCTGCAGGAAGCCCCCAGCCTCGGCGCGGCGCTACCCAAGGCTCCGCGGAGCGACTGCAGCCTGCCCGGCCCCTTCCGCGCCTTTCCCTGCGCCAAGGCCCCCGCCGCGGACTTCGCCCCCGCCGCCCtggccggcccgccgccgccctaCGCGCCCGCGGAGAAGCCGCGCATCTGGTCGCTGGCGCGCACCGCCGGGGCCAGCGCGGCGCGCAGGGGCAGCCCCGAGGGCCGCGGCgcggagggaggcggcggcgcggcgggggagcagcccctgcccgccaAGGCCTTCCGGAGCTCCGCTTTCAACCTGCAGCCGCTCCCGCGGAGCTGCGCGTCCCACCGCGGCCTGGGGGAGCCGTGCCAGTACGCGGCGGCGGGCAAAGGTACCCgcggggacgggggggaccgcgggccgggccgggacccAGGGCGCGGCGTGAGCCCGCCTTCGCGCTGACCCCCGCCACTCCCCCACCCCCGCCGTGCCCAGGTGTCAGCCCGGCGGTGCGGACGCCGAGGCTTCCCCGCTcgaggggagcgggcaggggagggcggcggggcggggccgggccgggcccacCGCGAGCCGCTCGTGTCTGTGCAGGCTTCGGGCGGGGCGCCAAGGGCGGCCCGGGGGCCGCCGAGCTGGGCGGGACCTGCCTGGACAGGCTGCGGACGGCGTTCCGGCCGGTGCTGCGGAGGTGAGGTAGGTGAGGGGCCGGCTGCCAGGACCGACCTCGGACGAAGCGCaagcccgcccgcccggccccgggacACCGGAGCGGGCCCGGCCTGGGAGCGCAGCGCCGGGACCATCGCTCTGCCCCGCTCCCGGAGCCCCCCCCGTCCGGGCGGGACGgcaccccccggccccgggcgcgGCCCCGAGAAgggccggcggggcccggccggcaAGGGAGCCTGCCCGGGAAACGCTCATCACCGCTTCTCCCTCCCGCAGGGCCGCCCGCCCCTTCCTGAGCGCTGGCGACGGGACTCCGGCTGCAGCGAGGCTCTCGGCTTGAAACAACGAAAGAAACCTCTCCCTGGCCCGGCGATGACTTCCCCGCCCCGCAGGCACGGCCCGCGGCTCAGCCTCCCTTGCCCTCGCTGGGGAAACGTCCCGCCGCGGCACAACGTGCTTCTCACATGGGGCCGAGGGgcgcggcgggcggagcggccgCGCCCGCGGGACCggcgcctccccccccccgccgccgccgcccgcttgCCGTTTGTTCAACACCCCTCATTAAcgtctttgcaaaaaaaaaaaaaaaagaaaaaaaagaaaaaaaaagctaatcttttatttttcttccccacgtcgtgactttttttccttttcctcccacccTGCTTCCTCCGCGCCCCACTCCACCAAGGTGTGTTGTTCGCGGTTGCTCCGCGCCGTCCCGAGGAGGCGGGAGGAGGAGCGGCGCAGGTTACGCCGGGCTGTTTATTTCCCGTCGCTGTACATAGATACCgctgaaagtatttttcagagTCTCTAATTAACAGGGATAAGCTGAACGCCGTGAAGCTGTCCTGTGACCCTGGGAGTTCTTCAGGCAGGAGCCGGCGCAGCCCGGGCAGAGCGGCCCCcagcccccggccgccccgggcACCCGCCGCCTGCCCCAAGGCACGGCCGGGGCACCCCCGGGCAGCGAGTGGCGACCGGGCGGCGAAGTAGGACGTTGTTAGTGGGTCACCGCCGTCAGTCAGTGAAAAGAGCAGTGCTGCACTTTACAGGACAGATGAGAAAGGGAAACCGTATCTCtgcattatttctgtttaattaaaagTGTCATCCAACACTTTGTGTTCAGACTAATAAACGAAGCAGGGATGAGGAAAGAATGTTTCTTTGTTCCTCTCTCTAGAAGCAGTggcaataatttaaattaataactgGTAATTAAGAGGTCATCTATAGATCAACCCAATACCTGCTATTTCCAAGTTCACCAGGGTCAACATTTACATTAAGTCATTTGTGGTCAATAGAGTCCAATGAATTCTGCCTTAATAAATCAGGGAAATCAATCTTGAATATCGAGTAGACTTCTGTATGTTTACCAAAGGCTACCAAGACAAgtggggctgcagagctgggagtcCTCTGGGTTTGCGAGGGGAAAGGAGAAACTGCAGCTCAACGCAGGGAGAGGTGGCGGGCCCTGCCCCCGGCTTCGGCCCCGCttacggccccggccccggcccctcccgagctggggaggggagcggagcagccCCGGGCTGCGGGGGCACCTGTCAAAGGCGGCAAACTGGGGGGCTTTGCAGGGGCCAGGggaggaagggggcgggggggacggtGTAAGTGTACACGAAGGCCAGCAGGTAACGGAGCAGCCGGGAGCGGGGTCGGGGCCGGCCGGGAGCCCCGCCGCAGACGCCCGGCCACGGGGCTTTCCCGCTCTCCGGAGCAGTCCCGGGCAAGCGGCAGCGCAGAAGCCGCAGTCTGGCAGTGACCCGCAGCTTAGAGTAGGGGAAATTAAGCTGCGAAAAGATAAACATTGTTTCAAGTCGGATTTGAAGGATTAGGGCTTGTAATAAAGAGTATTAGGCCCTTTCGAAGGGTTCTTGCAAGGCGACTTTTCCGCCCCTCCTCTCCCACCGGAGGGGAGAGGTGTTATCTGCCCCCGGAACAAAGCGCAGGTTCCCCACGCGTGTccgcagcggcggggccgggccgagcACCGCTCCCCGCCGTGTCCCGGCTGCCTCCGCCCAGCGCGCCGGGGAGAGACCCGGGTCCCTCCCGTTCCGTTTGCCCCGCGACTTTGGGAAGAGGCTCCCCggagaggcagctctgcagcGGCCTCCTGAGCTGCCCACGGGAGAGGAAACCCGCACGGCCCTCGCGGCCCAGGGGCAGCCAGGAGCTCCCCCGGGTTGCCGGCTCTGCCCCCCGGCCCTGGTATCCCCCGGCCTCCACGGGAGCGCCCGAAGGAGCCGCGAAGCCCCCGAGGGTGGTTAATTAGTCGGGTGCAGGCTTCGGCATCTTTCTAAGGCAGGCACGAAGGTAACCTCCAGGAGtcttaagactttttttaattacttttactCCCCTTTTATTAAAGGTCAAGTGATCGAGACGCAGATTATCCCGCCCGCCCAGGACTCCCCTGCAATCTGTCAGGCCGGCAAGATATGCATCGCAAATCTCTCAAAATGTAATCTTCGGGAATCATATTCCGAATACTGTTTTGATTAAAAACCACAGCGGGGACTGATGGAGAACTAATACCGGGAGCAGAGCCTGCGAGCGCCCAGGCACAAAAGTAAAATAAGGGGCTCGCCCAGGTGTCACGGAACAAATTCAGCGCCTCCAATGCCATAATAAACGTATTTAAACCGCCTCCTGGTTGGGCTTTGCTACGAGCTGGGCTCTTAAATGCCGCTGAGCTATGGGAAGTGAACTCGAGTTGTCCGCCGGAGCGGCGGCAGCCCGGCTCTGCAGGCCACCGTTTGATGGGGAACTCGGAGCCTGCTCCTCCGGGGCCGTTCGGGGAGATGGGGCCGGTGCGAGGtccccgcggcgcggcccggcccggcccggcccgccgccagGCACAAGCCAGATGCGCAAGGTGCAGACCCCGCTCCCTCCGGGGCGGCGGTGCCGAGAAGCCGCCGCAGAGCAGCACCCCCCGCCACCCCGTTCCGTTGTTAACGGCCGGGTCTCCCCCTTTTCCGCAGCCCGCTGGGACGCGCCTGGCACCGGCTGCGCCACCCCCGCAGCCCCGCATCGCCCCCCAATTAGCAGCCGCAGCCGCGGGGACAGGCGGGAGCGGCTGATTGACGCGTCCCCCGCTGGGGTGGGAAGTTTCTAAAACAAAGTTGCCGGGCTAATGGCCCCGAGCGAGACCGGCGGGACCGCGCACACTCCACTGCGCCCGCTCAAAGGCAGCGCgaccgcggggccgccgccgccgccgccgcgctcgctAATGAAGTTTTGTCAAAGACAATTACGGGCTCGGCGGGGGCAGGAGGCCGCGATGAAAAGGCGGCTTTGTGCGGCCGAGACGGCGCGGCTCCCCGGCCACCCCCGGCCCTTCCTGCGCCCCCGCGGTGacccccgcgcccggccccgctccccgcggcggcagcggccccggTGCCCGGCCCCCAGGTAAAGGCAGAGACGGGCCGGTGCCGGCAGCGAGCCTCCCGGAGCCAGAGTTTATCAGCCTGATTTACGGACGAGCGAAGCAGCCCCGGAAGGAAGGCGGAGGGCAGAGATAACGGGCATCCCCAGCCTGCCTCTCAACACCCGCACACTTTCGGCTGAGGGGTTTctgccccctcttccccccccccagacggGCCGCTGCAACGGATTCCAGCTTTAACGTTGTTGCATTCACCAAATGGGAGAATTCATTTGAAAACTGACCACCGACCTGGCTAAATCTGTTGAAATGTACACCGGCGAGACATGAAACGGGGGGCTCGGGCTGCGGCTGcctttcagctgcagctgggcagagcGGAGGTGTGGAAGAGCTGGACAATAAGCATCTTCCACCCCCTTCCCCACACTCCCAGCACCGGTGCTGTCCTCTATCTCTGGTCTTTGGTCACCTGCTCCCAGCACTTCAcctccctcccatccccagcCAACACAGGCGGCACAAACGTGCTGATGCTTTCCTAGTGAGCACGGGGAACCGTTCAGGAGTCATGAGAAGGTCTGGGCAACAGAAGTAACCACCTGGAGCAGCGCTTCCCAGCCTTCTGAAGCACAACACGCCTTTCAGGaacacagcagagaggaaacctTCCTTTATTCCCACACCAGCACATGAGGAGAGTGGCCCTGACACTGAGATGGTCTGGGACCCCTCACTCCCAGCTGGCTGGTACTTGACTGTCCCCTCAAACATGTCCTGTCCCACTACAGGTTTCCTATCCCACATTAAAGGGATGACTTTTACTGGCCCTGCGGCAGCAAAACCCTTGGAGATGCCTCTTCAAAGGTGGCTACAGCAGAAGTTTTAGCATTATGTGTCTATCGAGGTTATGGAGCAATGGATTGGAGCAGTTAGTTCAAAATGATCTCAAAAGCTGCACAAGCAGCTCTCCGGGCCAGGTGTCATTTCAGGATCAAAGCATCTGgcaggggaaaataatttttgccattgtattgcttttttttttttttttacctaccgttcatctgaaaataaattacaggcCAGAACAGGTGGATAACATTCTGGAATGatttaatgatttatttaatCTGGATTCTCTTTCAATCTACTTAGCAggatgaatacttttttttccctgaatccAAAAGCTGGGCTTTTCATCTAAAGATGAGAAAATACCTTAATGCACTGCTCTGCTGCCGTCAAGGTGTACTCCCCACTGCTGTTAGTAAGCCAGCGGTAATGTTTGCCCTGCTGAAGGGCCTGAGGGAAAAACCTCAAGAAAACCGAGCAgaacatcttcattttcttttcttccttgccatCTTCCTAGTGCTTTAGATGTTATCTGCCCTTCCTGTGACAGTGTCTGCATAATAAAATGACCATAGCATTCAATCACTACCCCTTAAATCTTAACATGCACGGGTTTAAGAACTAAGACAACTGCTCtctggctttccctctcattAAGACAGCTTTGTGTACTGCTGATTGGGACAGCAAGGGGGGCAGTGGAGCCTGAACGGCCACACAGAAGAATTTTGCTGCAGACACCTATGGATCCGCTGACATGAAATGAGGCCTGGAGCAATTCCTTCTGGCATGTTCACCTAAGGCTGGCACCCTATTCCTCAGTGAGCAGACCGTAACACGAGACTTTCCTTCTTGAGTAGACATGGTTTTGCTAAAGAGGGATTAGCAAAATCATTACTCAGATGTGAATTTCTGATGTTTGGTTTCAGCCAGAATAAGATATTTTATGGGAAAGATACTCTCGGGACCTGTAACATGCTACAATGCATGGCATAACTCCCTGGATGGCTGGGTTTGATGCTCTGGTCCCACTGGAGTGGTAACACAGATAATGCAGAGTGCGACAGGAGCcaacaaaatgcttttatataCAGGGGAAGGTTACAGCGTATGGGAAGGGCTGTAGTCACCACTGTTAGGATGTTTCCACCTCATGTGCCTGTCCATTAGCTTAATGGACTAGATTAAGGTAAACAAGTCTTAAACCTGCTTTAAATCCATCAGACTCAGTATGTGCACCACCAAACCCATACTTTTgggggtttgctttgttttgttttttaacccaGCACAGCTCTTAAGTATGAGTTTGCTACTAGGCAAGTCCTGAGTTCATGCCACAGCACTAGCTCATTCATGGAGGCACGTGTTTGCAAGAATTTCTGCATTACCAGACAAGACAGCCAAGCTGGTGAACCTGCCAGCCCACCCCTCCAGACTGCCTGGGGTGGCAGAGAAGGGACTTGGCGCAATTACCTGTCAGCCCTCCTGGTGAAGGGCAGGTGCTCTCAACCACACGGGCCATTCAAAAAGCAGGCCCACACGAACTGGCCTCCAGAGTAAACGTGAAACATGTAGCTAACTCCAGTTTGTAACCAAAAATATAACAGTACAGTCTCCTCCACCTGCCTAGGATGACTCATTCAAGTGGAttcacttctgaattttaaatacaCACATGATCAATGTACAACATCTAAAAGATACCCTCCAAAGCCATCTACTTAATGGAATGTCTTAAATTTATTGAACAACTAAGAAACGAACAGCGATTGGAGCTCCTGTTGCCACAACTGATCCCACTGTTGCTCGCTACATGTAACAGAAAAATCAAGCATCCACATCACCATGCTCAGGGTTTCTCTACGCAAACCACATGAGGCACAGTGGCAAGTAATGGGTTAGGTGCACAAGGAATCGAACAACGAGGAACTCTGAGTCAGCAGCCTGCCAGGGATTCATGCTTCCCAGTTAAATCTTGTTTATCTGACCATGTGCTTCGCAGCTCTGCAGTCACCAGCTGCAATTTATTCTGGGGAAGTCTGATGACCTGGTCACCATGCTCAGCCGGTACAAGAACAAGTGCTCCATGTACTGCAGGAGGGTAACTCACTGCTAGCAGCACTCAGACCTTCCTGCCAATGCTCTCTTGCAGTGTCCGCAGTAGCAGACCTTTCCTGGAGCTCAGTACTGCATGTGGAGCGTGAGTCTCCCTGATGGTGCAGCTGTGGAGCAGCTCCTCAGAGTGAAAAGTAGGTCATTTGTTACACCCGCAGGACAACAGGACAAACAAAGCTCTTTTGAGAAGTGtcactggcagcagagctgcGATCATACTAAGAATGGACAATTCTGCTGCAGCATTCTATCAGCAGCAAACCAGTCAGCTAGCCCACGATCCAAAACCAGCAGTGACTAAGGCAGGACAGCTGATTTCCCCTTGAATAATAAGTACCCAAGaggaacagaagcagaaataacTGCTCCTGCGAGACATGTGATACGGTACCACAGCCTGACCATTACCTAACTGACACCCAGGACAGTGCTGTTTCAGGGCACTGCTTTGCATTGACGAGATCTCTCCTTTGCATGTACaagaagataattttgaaatGGCCCAAAGCCACTTGGGGAGTGAGGAGATGAATGAGTCTCTGTGAATCACTGCAGCATGAAGACCCGAAACATGAACAGCCCATACTGCTAAGAAATGAAGTGTTGAAAttctcccagagcagcagcagttctgctgtcCAGCCACCCCCTCAGCATTTATTTGCCTGTTCCCTCCATAAGAGAGGCCAAAAGCACTGCAGAGTAACCCTGCTGTCAGAGGGGAAGGTGGTACCACTGACTCATATATTTTCAGCTCTTTTACACTGCCATCACTACTTTGACTTCAGCAACTTCAGTATCAGCAAAGCGTTTCTGTGATGTTAaccatttaaaagaag
Above is a genomic segment from Harpia harpyja isolate bHarHar1 chromosome 9, bHarHar1 primary haplotype, whole genome shotgun sequence containing:
- the IRX6 gene encoding iroquois-class homeodomain protein IRX-6 isoform X2 translates to MSFSQFGYPYSTTSQFFVPASPSTTCCEAVPRSVPDASSAPAAASLCCAPYESRLLAPGRAELNAALGMYGAPYAAGQGYGNYLPYSAEPAALYTALNPQYEIKDGAGTLHSGIAQPAAYYSYDHSLGQYQYDRYGTVDFSGSARRKNATRETTSTLKTWLRRLKKENKMTWSPKNKAGEERKEETPREEEEYGAESEGREQKSCKEDKELRFSDLDDLEEEEEEEESRKPEKGPASSLQEAPSLGAALPKAPRSDCSLPGPFRAFPCAKAPAADFAPAALAGPPPPYAPAEKPRIWSLARTAGASAARRGSPEGRGAEGGGGAAGEQPLPAKAFRSSAFNLQPLPRSCASHRGLGEPCQYAAAGKGFGRGAKGGPGAAELGGTCLDRLRTAFRPVLRR
- the IRX6 gene encoding iroquois-class homeodomain protein IRX-6 isoform X1, giving the protein MSFSQFGYPYSTTSQFFVPASPSTTCCEAVPRSVPDASSAPAAASLCCAPYESRLLAPGRAELNAALGMYGAPYAAGQGYGNYLPYSAEPAALYTALNPQYEIKDGAGTLHSGIAQPAAYYSYDHSLGQYQYDRYGTVDFSGSARRKNATRETTSTLKTWLYEHRKNPYPTKGEKIMLAIITKMTLTQVSTWFANARRRLKKENKMTWSPKNKAGEERKEETPREEEEYGAESEGREQKSCKEDKELRFSDLDDLEEEEEEEESRKPEKGPASSLQEAPSLGAALPKAPRSDCSLPGPFRAFPCAKAPAADFAPAALAGPPPPYAPAEKPRIWSLARTAGASAARRGSPEGRGAEGGGGAAGEQPLPAKAFRSSAFNLQPLPRSCASHRGLGEPCQYAAAGKGFGRGAKGGPGAAELGGTCLDRLRTAFRPVLRR